A single window of Tenericutes bacterium MZ-XQ DNA harbors:
- a CDS encoding LD-carboxypeptidase yields the protein MKPLIKPKKLNPGDTVASVSLSWGGAGDPNTSFRYDLAKNRLKEVFGLNLIEMPHTLKSPEFVYNHPEKRAEDLMAAFKDPNIKAIFSTIGGDDSIRMLPYIDFDVIKDNPKIFIGYSDTTVAHFMCLKAGLSSFYGPSLLAEFAENVEMHDYTVEHLKKALFSDLPIGEIKPASYWVDQHLRWHQETKDIQRHQAPNEGYELLQGKGIVSGHLIGGCIEVMEMIKATTIWPSLDQWNDAILFFETSEDVPTPDYIEYWLRNYGSIGILNRVKGIVFGKPFDMKYYDEYKNSILKIVRDELKLKDLPILYNLNFGHTAPMITIPFGAKATIDCEQRTFIIDDSGVTA from the coding sequence ATGAAACCCTTAATCAAACCTAAAAAGTTAAATCCAGGAGATACTGTAGCTTCAGTCAGTTTATCATGGGGTGGTGCAGGTGATCCAAACACTAGCTTTCGATATGACTTGGCTAAAAACCGATTAAAAGAAGTTTTTGGATTAAATCTTATAGAGATGCCTCACACATTAAAAAGTCCTGAATTCGTTTATAATCACCCGGAAAAACGTGCAGAAGATTTAATGGCTGCCTTTAAAGATCCAAACATAAAAGCAATCTTTTCTACCATTGGTGGTGATGATAGTATCAGAATGTTACCATACATTGATTTTGATGTGATTAAAGACAATCCTAAAATCTTTATTGGTTATTCAGATACGACTGTCGCTCATTTTATGTGTCTGAAGGCTGGTCTTAGTAGCTTTTATGGTCCTTCATTATTAGCAGAGTTTGCTGAGAATGTTGAGATGCATGATTATACAGTAGAGCACTTAAAAAAGGCATTATTTAGCGATTTACCTATAGGAGAAATTAAACCAGCTTCCTATTGGGTTGATCAACACCTAAGATGGCATCAAGAAACAAAAGATATCCAAAGACATCAAGCACCAAATGAAGGATATGAACTCTTACAAGGTAAAGGTATCGTCTCTGGTCATCTCATTGGTGGATGTATCGAAGTCATGGAAATGATAAAAGCAACAACAATTTGGCCAAGTTTGGATCAGTGGAATGATGCAATCTTATTCTTTGAAACATCTGAAGATGTTCCTACACCTGATTATATTGAATACTGGCTTAGAAACTATGGTTCCATTGGTATTTTAAATCGTGTGAAAGGTATTGTCTTTGGGAAACCTTTCGATATGAAATACTATGACGAATATAAAAACAGTATTTTAAAGATCGTACGTGACGAACTAAAACTTAAGGATTTGCCTATATTATATAATCTAAATTTCGGACACACAGCACCTATGATCACGATTCCTTTTGGGGCAAAAGCAACCATTGATTGTGAACAAAGAACATTCATTATTGACGATTCTGGCGTGACAGCATAA
- a CDS encoding acyl-protein synthetase, with protein MMKRRYARKLFNLKRPYDLKKSDDLFCLAMRENAMYHYNNCEDYKRILDEANFDPTNIESIDDLIDLPFIPTLYFKHHELFSKPLWKMPIKATSSGTSTGFKSKIALSVGDLWRGFKMIKRLFAVHKLWSMRPVTYLIFGYEPTKHSDAGIMKTAYGFTYVAPAKKRIYAIRYSKEKGYQVDLEHMKQAFISASKKRTPIRTIGFPAYTYFLLKEMEAEGIKLTMPKGSKITVGGGWKQFYAEKVDKQEFYRLVHDVLGIKEKNCVEFFGAVEHPILYIDCEHHHFHVPAYARVIIRDPDTFKPVPNGQIGLINLLTPMVEGTPLLSIMTDDLGILHDEGCSCGAQSPWLEIIGRVGIKDITTCAQGAEDLLKS; from the coding sequence ATGATGAAAAGAAGATATGCAAGAAAACTGTTTAACTTGAAAAGACCATATGATTTGAAAAAATCAGATGATCTATTTTGTCTTGCGATGCGAGAAAACGCAATGTATCATTATAATAACTGCGAAGATTATAAGCGGATATTAGATGAAGCAAATTTCGACCCAACAAACATTGAATCTATCGATGATTTGATAGATCTACCATTTATTCCAACTTTATATTTTAAACACCATGAACTTTTTTCAAAACCTTTATGGAAAATGCCAATCAAAGCTACTTCTTCAGGTACTTCGACAGGTTTTAAAAGTAAGATTGCCTTAAGTGTAGGTGACCTTTGGCGTGGTTTTAAGATGATAAAGCGATTGTTTGCGGTGCATAAGTTGTGGTCTATGAGACCAGTCACTTATTTGATATTCGGATATGAGCCAACAAAACATAGTGATGCGGGTATCATGAAAACTGCATATGGTTTTACTTATGTTGCACCTGCAAAGAAGAGAATCTATGCAATCCGCTATTCAAAAGAAAAGGGATATCAAGTAGATTTAGAACATATGAAACAAGCTTTTATTTCTGCATCTAAAAAAAGAACACCGATTCGAACCATAGGTTTTCCAGCATACACATATTTTTTGCTTAAAGAAATGGAAGCTGAAGGTATCAAACTCACTATGCCTAAAGGATCCAAAATCACTGTAGGTGGTGGATGGAAACAGTTTTATGCAGAAAAAGTAGATAAACAAGAATTCTATCGACTTGTGCATGATGTCTTAGGCATTAAAGAGAAAAACTGTGTTGAATTCTTTGGTGCGGTTGAACATCCTATTTTATACATTGATTGTGAACATCATCATTTTCATGTACCTGCTTATGCAAGGGTAATTATTAGAGATCCCGATACATTTAAACCAGTGCCTAATGGACAAATAGGACTTATTAATTTATTGACACCTATGGTTGAAGGTACTCCACTCTTATCGATCATGACAGATGATTTGGGGATTTTACACGATGAAGGATGTTCATGTGGTGCGCAATCACCATGGCTGGAAATCATAGGACGTGTAGGTATAAAAGATATTACGACTTGTGCACAAGGTGCAGAAGATCTCTTGAAGAGCTGA